The genomic window ACGAGGATGGCGTGCGGGGAGAGGGACGCCATATGTGACGTGAGAGCTAAAATGGCGTGGAGGATGGAGGCTCTATTAGAGATAGATTTTTGCTCGTTGTAGCTATCTAGTGGAATGAAGGGTGGAATAACTATTCTCTTAGGGTTGCACTTAGTACTTACTGTGGAGATGAACAAGATTTTATGTGGCACCGGTATGATATAGACATCTTACCAACCTGTAAACCTCATGTTCACTGAATCCATCCAAGATTCAAGTTGCACTTTGGCCGACCTTAGCTTATGCCTCACCGGTAGAGCCATACTGTTTTGTGCTGCGGTAACTGGTAAAAGAGGACGTGGGCTATGGGGTAAACGCTAAACGCCGTGCCCACCCTTTGCTCTGCTCACGCCCAAGCTCTCTGCTCTCCCAAGATATTTGCAGACAAAAGCGTCTCAGTCTCATACGCCTCTTTCTTTTGTGCACATGTCTGACCCAACTTGGTGCAAGTTGCACCCAATTACGGGCAAGTTGCACCCCCATGCTATTTAAAAGCAGAGGCTGACCGATTAAGGAGCAAAAAAAACAGCAGCCAAAGATTCCGTTCACCTCGCTTGCTCGCTATGGATTATTACccgatggaggaggaggtgcaCCATCCATGGCAGTGGCAGTGGCGCCTCTCCCTCCTGTCTTCTCCTCTCCGGCAGGCCAACCATGTCAGCTGGGAGGAGACCGCTGCCGCGCACCTCTTCTCCGCCAACCTCCCCGGTAACTGAGCTCACTCATGCATGCTGCTTTGTTAGCAGAGGCGAAGCTAGAACTAACGCCATGGTGGTGCACGCTGGCATGGATTGGTAGCTTTTTAATATACTTAGTTAGATTTAGGTGGTACACAGAAGGTAAAAACAAGATATTAATAACTGAAAAATCGTTAAGATTCTGATACCGATGCACTCGGATGGGCTCACCTAGCTTCGCCCCTGTTTTTTGGTACGTACAGCGCCCGCCACTTGTTCTCGGCTTGTCCAGCAACTAAACTAACAAGCTCTTCTTAATTTGGTCCTGGCTGTTAGGCGTGAGGAAGGAGGAGATCagggtggaggtggaggacgcGAGGTACCTCGCCATCCGCACCGAGCTGGACGAGGGCGAGGGCGACGGCCGCCGGAGGAGCTTCAGCAGAAAGTTCCGGCTGCCAGGGATGGTGGACGTCGACGGCATCTCGGCGGAGTACACCCAGGGCGTGCTGACCGTGACGGTCCCAAGGATGCACACGCTGGCCCGGCCCGTCGTCGACGTCGTCGGCCCTGGCCCGGCCCGTGACTCTGTGGCACGGGCTGCCTGAATTGATTTATAATAGTCATTTCAAAAGAAGTATTGATTTCGTTTGTGAACTTAGAGATTGATGATTTATCTGAATTTATCAGACGTCCAGACGGTGGTACTAGTATTTATATTCTCTTCGTTTTAGAAGATCGTTAAAATGGAAAAGCTTAGGAGTATTGCTATTATGAAATTGTTTGTGGTTGTGATTGGCTCCCTGTCACTTATTGACAGATGCTGTGGCGATCTCCTCACATCATGACGTTGGGTCTCACACGTCAATGACGGCGACGTGAAGTGAGGAGATCTCAGTTCACACGGATGTTTAGATGGTGTGCATCCTGCTTTTGCTACGATGTGGCGCAAATCTAATGAGGCCGCCAAACTTTCTGCGGCGCGAGTGGCCATGCTACGGCCGTCGTGTCAGCTGAATCAAAGTGCAATATATGACATTGTGTGAGATGAATAAGTTAACAAAGTCTTTGATGCTAATGTGCTGCCTAAACAAATACGAGGGTGATTAGCATCATATAAGCAATTTTGGTTCCAACTCTCAAGTACACAAAAGTTCAGGTCAAAATCTACGACATCAAGCCTCGGTTATACATTACTAGCATAAAACATAATCTACATGCTTCATTGTTAGATCAGGTCGTTATCACATATATAGCTCAGTACCACCAACGACACAACCACCCTAACGCCCAGCCCTCAATCAGTCCTATCCAAAGGTCATGCCGATGCATCACCAGTCtgaaaaggaaacaaaagattGAAAGCCGAGTAACTTTCGCAGGCATTACTAACTTAAAGGCCCCACTATTCTATAGTTTGAAGAATGAGTGGCATTACTGAATATACCGCTGCAATGAAAGAGTTAGCACTGTTCTGAATATAAAAGACTGGAATACAAATATTTTGTTCGGAACAGCACATGCACAATGAACAAGTTGGCAGACTTTGTATTTAACTGAAGGATCCCTGCCCATACATCAGCTCTGCCCAGTAAAACCTATATGATTTAAGTCTATTTCAGATCACGTTTAGTTCGTTCATGGTGCCTGATTTCAGTTACTGAATTCATGTTACATGATCACCTTTGCCTGCCTgacaaaattttgtttcaaacTCTGTGTAGattatctctcctacttaaaaaacgCAGAAGACGTGATCCGTCCGCCGAATATTCCTTCGCTCCCCTCGCGATTCCTTTccgcatcctcatccccatcgTTCCCCACCCCTTCCACTGCCGCCACGCCCCGGGCTTCTCCGCAGCTCCTGCTCGCCGCCTTCTCCGCGCCCCCATCCCCGGCCCTGCTGCCACCATCCACGCCCCGGGCAACTCCGCAGCACCCGCCCGCCGCCTAATCCGTGCCCCCCTCCCCGGGCCCCGCTTCCGCCATCCACGCCCCAAGCATCTCCGCAGCACCCGCCCGCCGCCTACTCCGCGACCCCCTCTGCGGGCTAACCGTCTTGGCTCCATGGAGATTTCTCTGCCGGCACCACCGCCGAAAACAACGCCCGGCACAGCGCCCCAACCGCAGCCTCCTGTTCCGTCCTCCAGCTTCTTCGCGCCCCCTATAAGTACCTCCGCGTCGAGGGCAGCACCACAGCGGCATCGGCGAGTACACTTCCTCCGGCCGCCTCGCGAGGTCAGTACCACTAGAGTCGCGAGATGGTGTCTATAGATTACCTGGTTCTTTTCTTAGGTTTATATTAGTTCTTGACTTTCTTTTCCctgtttctttcttcttttcacCCCGACGAAGCACACGCATCGCCAGACCTTCCAGATACTGCTCAGGTGAACAAGGTGGAGGTGTTGTACGAGCTGCATAAGAATATCAGTTGCGGAGAGCCCATAGTTAAGGTCAATTAAAATTTTCAGAAATTCTCAGTATATTAGAATTCTCAGTAAATTCTCAGTACATGGTCTTGAAAACTTTCTGTAGATTGTCTTATTATAATGAATTAGAGTCCTGGAACTTGCCTTGGTGGTATTTGCAGTTCGGATATGTTTTGCAgttgatttcttctctgttgACATTATATCAATCCATCACATtattgcattcttcatgtttgcAGCATGatgtcatatattttttttatcagattaTAAGACTTCTACCATGTTCTTATAATTCCTCATTGctatagtttttttctttttggtgaaTATCACCTGTTGCTACCGTTGCTCAACAAACACGATATTAACAACATGATGGATGTGCAAAACGTCGTGGAAAATTGCCTTGTGAGTTGTGGCCGAATCGATGACATGGAAGAGCATTATGTATTGTTTGGTAAAAATGACTGTTTAGTGACTTCTTTGTGTTGTATGGTTGGATATGAATTGCtactttaaaaaattagatatagTGACACATTGATTCTTTACAACATGGGAAATTTCCTTGTGCTATAGCTTGTGTTGTGGTCGTGCAACTGAAACTATTTTGATGGAACTGAGAAATCCTTTATCTGTGGAATCTTGGCTCATATATGGTCTTGCAACAATTTCACTTAATTATTGTTTGTTATGCAAAAATTTTGGCTCATATATGGTCTTGAAAACTGTAGATTGTCTTATTATAATGAATTAGAGTCCTGGAACTTGGCCTTGGTGGTATTTGCAGTTTGGATATGTTTTGCAgttgatttcttctctgttgCAAAAGAAAATTGTTGAGCGTGCATTCATGTCTTTAGCTACCTGGCCTATCTTGATTCATGAAACATGTCTTGGTTTCCTGAACTATCATTATCATCATATCTGCAGCAGCTCTTCTTTGTTCCAAGTTCCAACCTAATCTTTGAACAAAAATCTTTGAACCTAATCTAAATACAAATTCCAACCTAATCTTTGAACAAAAATCTAAAAGGAGAGAAGGTTGAAGAGTCCTGAAGAACCCAAACGGAGACACATCCCAAGATACCAGATCGAGGAACACGTTCCCAGACCCGTTGGGCCCGGGGTCGCTGACGAGGCGGAAGAGGTGGGGGTACCTCAGGACCAACGAGACCAGGAAGTCGTCCGGGAGGCCGAAGTTGCGCTTGGCGGATGCGATCTTGGTGACGGGCAGAGAGCGGGAGGAAGAGATCATGAGGAGCTTGGCGAGCCTAGAGACGAGGAGCGGAGCGTCGAGTTCGTCGATGCGAGAGGCGAAGGCGAGGAGCTGGGGGCAGGGGAGGTGACGGGCTCGGGGGAGGGGAAAACGTTGGGCCAAAAGCTGACAACATCACGTGATTTGTTAGGCCGAAGCTATTAAAGCATCCACGTGACCCAACAGCCCATCGTTGGCTATAAAATATCCTGCGCTGCCGCCATGCTCCCAGGTCGTGTGCTCGTCTTCGCGATAGCGTCGCGCTCGCGCCGACGCCGGCCACAGAACGCGTCGCGCTCGCGCCGACGCCGGCCACAGATCGCGTCGCCGGCTGTGCTCTCCAACTG from Phragmites australis chromosome 14, lpPhrAust1.1, whole genome shotgun sequence includes these protein-coding regions:
- the LOC133889966 gene encoding 18.8 kDa class V heat shock protein-like, which translates into the protein MDYYPMEEEVHHPWQWQWRLSLLSSPLRQANHVSWEETAAAHLFSANLPGVRKEEIRVEVEDARYLAIRTELDEGEGDGRRRSFSRKFRLPGMVDVDGISAEYTQGVLTVTVPRMHTLARPVVDVVGPGPARDSVARAA